A region from the Kineothrix sp. IPX-CK genome encodes:
- a CDS encoding sensor domain-containing diguanylate cyclase — translation MDDISQKTLIAMQDVLEKLLSGKQCGVMEVHTSIPELQALVTKMNQLIQNLNEINHLATDLSQGKLDTPVPPRHNYMASPLKQLHSQLSILTWSLRQLRSGYVVSKFENTGELFDACNELVDQVAVFSTQEADSITPSMSISFNSWRYHQILQTLNLLHVSVLEVDGNGRVIYANLSAKEMFGDIKYISEQTKSNVIKFIATNIIIDKENNIFPIHQEIYEESSSTWYQITSDRFLLPNGQVCVFNVIDNISKWKFNECKLKMSAAIDEMTGAYNRKSGLEELENIMTRADSSKTHCIAFIDIDGLKPINDNYGHSEGDYAIKTIANVLLSSVRDSDVVCRYGGDEFMIIFKNSEEDAAEKIITRMCDKLKELGNKTPKPYTMSFSYGIKAFSNCTDSAYNITDLLKEADQKMYQYKTKKRRCKEGIPASVNRQQHS, via the coding sequence GTGGACGATATCAGTCAAAAGACACTTATAGCTATGCAAGATGTACTGGAGAAGCTGCTATCCGGCAAGCAGTGTGGCGTAATGGAAGTACATACCTCTATACCCGAACTGCAGGCACTCGTTACGAAAATGAATCAATTGATTCAGAATTTGAACGAAATAAATCATCTGGCAACAGATCTTTCGCAAGGTAAGCTGGATACTCCAGTGCCACCCCGGCATAACTATATGGCCAGTCCATTGAAGCAGTTACACTCCCAACTGTCTATTTTGACATGGAGTTTGCGGCAGCTGAGGTCAGGATATGTTGTCAGTAAATTTGAGAATACCGGTGAATTATTTGATGCATGTAATGAACTGGTCGATCAGGTAGCGGTATTTTCCACGCAGGAAGCTGACAGCATAACCCCCAGTATGTCAATATCATTCAATAGCTGGCGTTATCATCAGATCCTCCAGACTCTCAATCTTCTTCATGTGTCAGTTTTGGAGGTAGACGGCAACGGACGTGTGATATACGCCAATCTCTCAGCAAAAGAAATGTTTGGAGATATCAAATACATTTCAGAACAAACGAAAAGCAATGTAATTAAATTTATTGCAACAAATATCATAATTGACAAAGAAAATAATATTTTTCCGATTCATCAGGAGATTTATGAAGAAAGCAGCAGCACATGGTATCAAATTACATCCGACAGGTTTTTATTGCCAAATGGACAAGTGTGCGTATTCAACGTGATTGACAATATCAGTAAATGGAAGTTTAATGAATGCAAATTAAAAATGTCTGCCGCGATTGATGAAATGACAGGAGCCTATAACCGTAAATCCGGGCTGGAGGAATTGGAGAATATTATGACCCGGGCCGATTCTTCAAAAACACACTGCATTGCCTTTATCGATATTGATGGCCTGAAACCCATCAACGATAACTACGGTCATAGTGAAGGTGATTATGCAATTAAAACTATTGCCAACGTACTTCTCTCATCAGTTCGTGATTCGGATGTGGTTTGCAGATATGGAGGAGATGAGTTTATGATTATTTTTAAAAACAGCGAAGAGGATGCGGCAGAAAAAATCATCACAAGAATGTGTGACAAATTAAAAGAACTCGGGAATAAGACCCCCAAACCTTATACAATGTCCTTCAGCTATGGTATTAAGGCATTTTCTAATTGTACTGATTCTGCCTATAATATTACAGACTTGTTAAAAGAGGCCGATCAAAAGATGTATCAATACAAAACCAAAAAAAGAAGGTGCAAAGAGGGAATTCCGGCCTCAGTTAATAGGCAGCAGCATAGTTGA
- a CDS encoding late competence development ComFB family protein: MMEQMVEYKLPELMKASKMCTCERCRADVLALVLNELPPRYVVTRVGEAMTRFELLNTQAQTNITTAIMFAVKKVSQNPRHDET, translated from the coding sequence ATGATGGAACAAATGGTTGAATATAAACTGCCGGAGCTGATGAAGGCATCGAAAATGTGTACTTGTGAACGATGCCGCGCTGACGTGCTCGCATTGGTATTGAACGAGCTGCCGCCAAGATATGTTGTGACCCGCGTTGGTGAGGCGATGACGCGATTTGAGCTTTTGAACACTCAGGCACAAACCAATATTACCACCGCAATTATGTTCGCCGTTAAGAAAGTATCCCAAAATCCCCGCCATGATGAAACGTAA
- a CDS encoding LacI family DNA-binding transcriptional regulator: MASKKVTIKDVAKEAGVSISTVSNALNDVDVLHPDTKQHILKIAEKLHYMPNLNGRNLKAQATNVIGLFINSIKGPYYGVLADSIFRACKKHGYELNIFISDKSNNMMANILGKRVDGAIVLNGWIKEEHIKMLVDNDIPTVFIDREMKGKYISSVVFDSYHEGELAAKFLLELGHKTVAYMRGVENNFDSTGRERGFINVLRQAGITLEEDYILQGDFEREASYNSMKDFLETGKKLPEAVFAANDESAIGTLEALLEEGIRVPEQISVIGCDDIETARLVRPSLTTIRTSFEKQGALAVEQLVGLIKGEEEGGITILHGRIIPRESTCPRE; encoded by the coding sequence GTGGCATCGAAAAAAGTGACTATTAAGGATGTGGCAAAGGAAGCCGGAGTATCCATATCTACAGTATCCAATGCTTTAAACGATGTAGATGTTCTGCATCCCGATACAAAACAGCATATTTTAAAGATAGCGGAGAAACTGCATTACATGCCGAATTTGAACGGAAGAAATTTAAAGGCACAGGCGACCAATGTAATCGGACTGTTCATTAACTCCATAAAGGGACCTTATTATGGAGTATTGGCAGATTCCATCTTTCGGGCATGCAAAAAGCACGGATATGAGCTGAATATTTTTATCAGCGACAAATCCAACAATATGATGGCAAATATTTTGGGCAAACGAGTGGACGGTGCCATCGTTTTAAACGGATGGATCAAGGAAGAGCATATAAAAATGCTGGTGGATAACGATATCCCCACTGTGTTCATAGATAGAGAGATGAAAGGAAAGTATATATCCAGCGTTGTGTTTGACTCCTATCACGAGGGCGAACTCGCCGCAAAGTTTTTGCTGGAATTAGGGCATAAGACTGTCGCTTACATGCGAGGTGTGGAGAACAACTTCGACAGCACTGGGCGAGAAAGAGGCTTTATTAACGTATTGAGGCAGGCGGGCATCACTTTGGAGGAAGATTATATCCTGCAGGGTGACTTTGAGCGGGAGGCTTCTTACAATTCCATGAAGGATTTTCTGGAGACGGGGAAGAAGCTTCCTGAAGCTGTCTTTGCCGCCAATGATGAAAGCGCGATTGGTACGCTGGAAGCACTTTTAGAAGAAGGCATCCGTGTGCCGGAGCAGATTAGCGTTATCGGATGCGACGATATCGAAACAGCACGGTTGGTAAGACCTTCCCTCACCACCATCAGAACTTCTTTCGAAAAGCAGGGAGCGCTTGCTGTTGAGCAGCTCGTGGGTCTGATAAAAGGGGAAGAGGAAGGCGGCATCACCATCTTGCATGGGAGAATCATACCGAGAGAATCCACTTGCCCTAGAGAATGA
- a CDS encoding YbaK/EbsC family protein — protein sequence MSVESVKKYLKPFGLDDKVREFQVSSATVELAAAAAGVIPARIAKTLSFKTNDSVILIVTSGDAKVDNKKYKAIFGTKAKMLTPEEVIAYTGHAVGGVCPFDIPDKNVKVYLDISMKRFETVLPAAGSSSSCVVMTPEELERASQAREWIDICSIT from the coding sequence ATGTCAGTAGAAAGTGTTAAAAAATATTTAAAGCCTTTCGGGCTGGATGACAAGGTCAGGGAATTCCAGGTATCCAGTGCGACGGTGGAGCTTGCGGCTGCGGCTGCAGGCGTTATTCCGGCGAGAATTGCCAAGACGCTCTCCTTTAAAACGAATGACAGCGTTATATTAATTGTTACGTCGGGGGATGCCAAGGTCGACAACAAGAAGTATAAGGCCATATTCGGCACTAAGGCGAAAATGTTAACGCCGGAGGAGGTCATTGCTTATACGGGACATGCTGTAGGCGGCGTGTGTCCTTTTGATATTCCTGATAAAAACGTTAAGGTTTATCTGGATATTTCCATGAAGCGTTTTGAAACAGTCCTTCCTGCGGCAGGGAGCAGCAGCAGCTGTGTGGTAATGACCCCTGAGGAGCTGGAAAGAGCATCGCAAGCTAGAGAATGGATCGATATTTGTTCTATTACTTAA
- a CDS encoding S1 RNA-binding domain-containing protein: METAAENEAGTQETMADYSRELEASFRKIGEGEIISGTVISVNEEEVILDLNYFAQGIIKAEDMSNDPKFNILEEVKIGSVIEATVIKTDDGAGNIQLSCKEAKDILSWDILKQYLNDEKEISVKVSEVVNSGVIAYAEGIRGFIPASQLSLSYVEDLEPWMNRQLTVKVITVDEEKKKLVLSAKAVEKQKAETEINHKISMLVPGTVLEGTVESLMPYGAFIALADGLSGLVHISQISSKRIKKPSEVLAVGDKVKVKVLGTNDHKISLSIKAVEEDSRPDEMEEKEAAEYSSNEEIGTSLGDLFKKLKL; encoded by the coding sequence ATGGAGACGGCTGCAGAAAATGAGGCCGGAACTCAGGAAACGATGGCGGATTACAGCAGGGAGCTGGAGGCTTCTTTCAGAAAGATCGGGGAAGGGGAGATTATATCCGGTACGGTAATTTCTGTGAATGAAGAGGAAGTGATTCTCGATTTGAATTATTTTGCTCAGGGCATCATCAAGGCGGAAGATATGAGTAATGATCCGAAGTTTAATATTCTGGAGGAAGTGAAAATAGGCTCTGTTATTGAGGCTACCGTAATTAAGACAGATGATGGGGCAGGGAATATTCAGCTTTCTTGTAAAGAAGCGAAGGATATTTTATCATGGGATATTTTGAAGCAGTATCTGAATGATGAGAAGGAAATTTCTGTGAAGGTGAGCGAGGTGGTAAACAGCGGAGTTATTGCTTATGCGGAAGGAATTCGAGGATTTATTCCGGCATCACAGCTATCTCTTAGTTATGTGGAGGATTTGGAGCCGTGGATGAACAGGCAGCTTACTGTGAAGGTCATTACAGTGGATGAAGAGAAGAAGAAGCTGGTCTTGTCGGCGAAGGCCGTGGAGAAGCAAAAAGCGGAGACGGAAATTAATCATAAGATTTCTATGCTGGTGCCGGGTACGGTACTGGAGGGAACCGTGGAATCTTTGATGCCTTACGGCGCGTTCATCGCTCTTGCGGATGGACTCAGCGGCTTGGTGCATATTTCTCAGATTTCTTCGAAAAGGATTAAGAAGCCTTCTGAGGTGCTGGCAGTAGGAGATAAGGTGAAGGTGAAGGTGCTGGGCACTAATGACCATAAGATCAGCTTGAGTATAAAGGCTGTGGAAGAGGATTCAAGACCGGATGAAATGGAAGAGAAGGAAGCCGCGGAATATAGCTCAAATGAGGAAATCGGTACGTCTCTTGGAGATTTGTTTAAGAAATTAAAGCTTTAA
- a CDS encoding glycogen debranching protein, with protein sequence MEENKIISPLSSIHMIPMDVIDGFKVRPGMYEINGAVAIPCGVNFTVHSFGATSCELLLFKRMEEEPYAVLRFPENYKIGKVYSMIVFGLKIEEFEYAYRLDGPYNPQKGLLFDKDKCLLDIYAKAVTGQSVWGMEKKETVCYKARVVKDDFDWRNNGRPLIPMADLIIYEMHIRGLTYHKSSGVKYPGTFEGLREKIPYLKELGINAVELMPIFEFDEMSDYREVDGKPLINYWGYNTVSFFAPNTSYAGKVEYNREGTELKELIKELNDNGIECFLDVVFNHTAEGNEQGPFFSFKGFDNNIYYMLTPEGYYYNFSGCGNTLNCNHPIVQQMILECLRYWVTAYHIDGFRFDLASILGRNEDGSPMSKPPLLQSLAFDPILGNVKLIAEAWDAGGLYQVGSFPAWNRWAEWNGKYRDDMRNFLKGDYGMADIAAQRITGSRDLYLPEFRGTNASVNFLTCHDGFTLWDLYSYNMKHNEANGWDNTDGSDDNRSWNCGVEGETEDKEILALRRRMIKNAAAVLMLSRGTPMFLAGDEFGNTQYGNNNAYCQDNETSWLNWDMLEKNRDIYDFFKYMIQFRKKHVIVRKFSGRCSLGFPEIHVMEPEENLKVLRIVYAGRNAQDGINDKDDIVCLAINVFWEEQEFLLPGLVPGMEWFVAADTGLKYLADGIPRSEEDMPEVACGRMRMMPRSLCVFVVKEVREFRM encoded by the coding sequence ATGGAAGAAAATAAGATTATTTCTCCGCTAAGCAGCATTCACATGATTCCGATGGACGTAATAGACGGTTTTAAAGTGAGGCCGGGGATGTATGAAATTAACGGGGCAGTGGCAATTCCCTGCGGTGTTAATTTCACGGTACATTCCTTCGGCGCTACCTCCTGCGAACTGCTTTTGTTTAAGAGGATGGAAGAGGAACCCTATGCGGTACTAAGATTTCCCGAAAATTATAAGATAGGAAAGGTATACTCGATGATCGTATTCGGGCTGAAGATCGAAGAATTCGAGTATGCCTATCGTTTGGACGGACCATATAACCCCCAAAAAGGACTTTTATTCGATAAAGATAAGTGCTTGTTAGATATATATGCAAAGGCGGTTACCGGTCAGAGTGTGTGGGGCATGGAGAAAAAAGAGACGGTCTGTTACAAAGCCCGGGTGGTGAAGGACGATTTCGACTGGAGGAATAACGGGCGGCCTTTGATACCTATGGCAGATTTAATCATATATGAAATGCACATCCGAGGACTTACCTATCACAAATCTTCAGGCGTGAAATATCCGGGAACCTTCGAGGGTTTAAGGGAAAAGATACCTTATCTGAAGGAGCTTGGAATAAACGCCGTTGAGCTAATGCCTATCTTTGAATTCGACGAAATGTCCGATTACCGGGAAGTAGATGGAAAGCCTTTAATTAATTACTGGGGCTATAATACTGTCAGTTTTTTTGCTCCGAATACGAGTTATGCAGGAAAGGTTGAATATAACAGAGAAGGTACGGAGCTTAAGGAACTTATAAAGGAACTGAACGACAATGGCATTGAATGTTTTCTCGATGTGGTTTTCAATCATACGGCGGAGGGTAACGAGCAGGGGCCATTCTTTTCTTTCAAGGGTTTCGATAATAATATTTATTACATGCTTACTCCAGAGGGCTATTATTATAATTTCAGCGGGTGTGGAAATACGCTGAACTGCAATCATCCTATCGTGCAGCAGATGATACTGGAATGCCTGCGGTATTGGGTAACGGCATATCACATTGACGGTTTTCGTTTCGATCTGGCCAGCATATTAGGGCGTAACGAGGACGGCTCTCCGATGAGCAAGCCCCCTCTGCTGCAAAGTCTCGCTTTCGATCCTATTCTTGGAAATGTGAAGCTCATTGCCGAGGCGTGGGATGCGGGAGGCCTTTATCAGGTAGGCAGCTTCCCTGCATGGAACCGCTGGGCGGAGTGGAACGGTAAATATCGGGACGATATGCGTAATTTCCTGAAGGGCGATTATGGCATGGCGGACATTGCGGCGCAGCGGATCACCGGCTCCAGGGACCTGTATCTTCCCGAATTCAGAGGTACTAACGCGTCGGTAAACTTTCTGACCTGCCACGACGGTTTTACGTTATGGGATTTATATTCCTACAATATGAAGCATAACGAAGCCAACGGCTGGGACAATACGGATGGAAGCGACGATAACAGAAGCTGGAACTGCGGAGTGGAAGGTGAGACGGAGGATAAGGAAATTCTCGCACTTCGCAGGAGAATGATAAAAAATGCGGCAGCAGTTCTTATGCTGAGCCGCGGAACACCGATGTTCCTGGCCGGAGATGAATTCGGCAATACCCAGTATGGAAATAATAATGCTTATTGCCAGGATAATGAGACCTCGTGGCTTAACTGGGATATGCTGGAGAAAAACAGAGATATCTACGACTTCTTTAAATACATGATTCAGTTTAGGAAGAAGCATGTTATTGTTCGGAAGTTTTCCGGACGATGTTCCTTGGGTTTCCCCGAAATCCATGTGATGGAGCCGGAAGAGAATCTTAAGGTACTGCGTATCGTTTATGCAGGGCGTAATGCTCAGGACGGCATAAATGATAAAGATGATATCGTGTGTCTGGCAATCAATGTATTCTGGGAAGAGCAGGAATTCTTGCTGCCGGGTTTAGTTCCCGGTATGGAGTGGTTTGTAGCGGCAGATACGGGGTTGAAATATCTTGCGGATGGTATTCCCCGGTCGGAGGAGGATATGCCGGAGGTAGCCTGTGGAAGAATGCGGATGATGCCTCGTTCGTTATGTGTGTTTGTGGTAAAAGAAGTGAGGGAATTTCGCATGTGA
- a CDS encoding carbohydrate kinase, producing the protein MKKEFDVVALGELLIDFTDNGVSEQGNTIFEANPGGAPCNVLAMLQKLGDRTAFIGKVGEDIFGTKLKGVLEEVGINTTGLIVDKDARTTLAFVQTFEDGDRDFSFYRNPGADMLLTEDEIDEKLIKHSEIFHFGTLSMTHKGVRKATKKVIKMAKEHGALISFDPNLRPPLWESLEEAKEQVAYGLGKCDILKISDNEIQWFTGEEDYDKGIEKLRKEYGIPLVVLSMGKDGSRAYYKDIKVDKPAFVQEKTIETTGAGDTFGGCCLHHILKYGIDNLNEEKLDEMLTFANAAASIVTTRKGALRVMPAKNEVEEFIRTY; encoded by the coding sequence ATGAAAAAGGAATTTGATGTAGTTGCGTTAGGGGAATTGCTGATTGACTTTACGGATAACGGAGTGAGTGAGCAGGGAAATACAATATTTGAAGCCAACCCGGGAGGCGCTCCATGCAACGTGCTGGCTATGCTTCAGAAATTAGGCGACCGTACTGCGTTTATCGGAAAGGTCGGGGAAGATATATTCGGAACGAAGTTAAAGGGAGTTTTGGAGGAAGTAGGAATCAATACTACCGGCTTGATTGTGGATAAGGATGCAAGGACCACTTTGGCATTTGTTCAGACCTTTGAAGACGGAGACAGAGATTTTTCTTTCTACCGCAATCCTGGCGCGGACATGTTGCTGACAGAAGACGAGATAGATGAAAAACTGATCAAGCATAGTGAGATCTTCCATTTCGGAACCTTATCTATGACTCATAAAGGGGTTCGTAAAGCGACGAAAAAGGTAATCAAAATGGCAAAGGAGCATGGTGCACTGATTTCCTTCGACCCCAATCTGCGTCCGCCCCTTTGGGAGTCTTTGGAAGAAGCCAAGGAGCAGGTAGCGTACGGACTGGGCAAATGCGATATTTTGAAGATTTCCGACAACGAGATTCAGTGGTTTACCGGAGAAGAGGATTACGATAAAGGTATAGAGAAACTGCGAAAGGAATACGGCATTCCTTTGGTCGTGCTGTCTATGGGAAAAGACGGAAGCAGAGCTTATTATAAGGATATCAAAGTGGATAAGCCCGCTTTTGTTCAGGAAAAGACAATAGAGACTACGGGCGCGGGAGATACCTTCGGCGGCTGCTGTCTGCACCATATTCTGAAATACGGTATCGATAATCTGAATGAAGAGAAGCTGGACGAAATGCTTACTTTTGCCAACGCTGCCGCTTCTATCGTTACGACGAGGAAAGGTGCCTTGCGCGTTATGCCCGCTAAGAATGAAGTGGAAGAGTTTATTAGGACCTATTAA
- a CDS encoding glycoside hydrolase family 3 C-terminal domain-containing protein: protein MTREEARQKATKLVAEMTIEERAGQLRYNSPAIPRLNIPAYNWWGEALHGVARAGTATVFPQAIGMAAAFDEELIYEIADCTATEGRAKYNGYSAHGDRDIYKGLTFWSPNVNIFRDPRWGRGHETYGEDPYLTSRLGVAFVKGLQGDEEVMKAAACAKHYAVHSGPEALRHEFNALATPKDLEETYLPAFEALVKEAEVEAVMGAYNRVNGEPCCANKMLMQDILRGKWEFEGHFVSDCWALKDFHEHHMVTSSAKESAAMALNAGCDLNCGNIYLHILKAFQDGLVTEEAITRSAVRLFTTRFLLGLFEKTEYDKIPFEKVECEEHLALADKTTKESIVMLKNDGILPLDVDKLKTIGVIGPNANSRKALIGNYHGTSSRYFTVLEGIQDYARDKVRVLYSEGCQLSEERTEKLAFAKDRLAEALTVAEHSDIVILCLGLDETLEGEEGDTGNSYASGDKEDLRLPKPQRDLMKAIEKTGKPVVFCLMSGSDIDLSFPASHFGAILQLWYPGARGGKSAADIIFGEVSPSGKLPVTFYESVEELPEFTDYSMKGRTYRYMEKKAQFPFGFGLTYGKTQVMGIEVMEIDKNGICVEVMAENQGIVDTDDVIQIYIKNLDSRFAVRNPALCAFKRVHIKAGETLKQKLTIDKKSFTVVNDEGERFYDGSNYILYAGMNQPDARSAELTGIKPIEMKLQIEF from the coding sequence ATGACGAGGGAAGAAGCGAGGCAGAAGGCTACCAAGCTGGTTGCAGAAATGACGATAGAAGAGCGCGCCGGGCAGTTAAGATATAATTCACCAGCAATTCCGAGGTTAAATATACCTGCTTATAACTGGTGGGGGGAGGCGTTGCATGGGGTGGCACGCGCCGGTACTGCGACAGTTTTCCCACAGGCAATCGGTATGGCGGCAGCCTTTGACGAAGAATTGATATATGAGATTGCTGATTGCACTGCAACAGAAGGAAGGGCAAAATATAATGGATATTCTGCTCACGGTGACAGGGATATTTATAAAGGGCTTACCTTTTGGTCACCTAATGTAAATATTTTTCGAGATCCCAGATGGGGAAGAGGGCATGAGACTTACGGAGAAGATCCTTACTTGACTTCAAGGCTTGGTGTAGCCTTTGTCAAGGGCTTGCAGGGGGATGAAGAGGTAATGAAAGCGGCGGCTTGCGCGAAGCATTATGCAGTTCACTCCGGTCCCGAAGCTCTAAGGCATGAATTCAATGCCTTAGCTACGCCTAAGGATTTGGAAGAAACCTATCTTCCTGCCTTCGAAGCGCTTGTAAAGGAAGCGGAGGTAGAAGCGGTAATGGGAGCTTATAACCGGGTAAACGGAGAGCCTTGCTGCGCAAATAAGATGCTGATGCAGGATATTCTTCGCGGCAAATGGGAATTCGAAGGACATTTTGTCTCAGATTGCTGGGCACTTAAAGATTTCCATGAACATCATATGGTTACATCATCGGCGAAGGAATCTGCGGCAATGGCATTAAACGCCGGCTGCGATCTTAATTGTGGAAATATATATCTTCATATATTAAAAGCTTTTCAGGATGGACTAGTAACAGAAGAAGCGATTACCAGGTCCGCTGTCCGGTTGTTTACTACCCGTTTTCTTCTTGGATTATTTGAAAAAACCGAGTACGATAAAATACCGTTTGAAAAAGTAGAATGCGAGGAACATTTGGCGCTTGCGGATAAAACAACAAAGGAAAGCATCGTTATGTTGAAAAATGACGGAATCTTGCCTTTGGATGTGGATAAGTTGAAAACTATCGGAGTAATAGGTCCCAATGCAAACAGCAGGAAAGCGCTGATCGGCAATTATCATGGAACCTCTTCGAGATATTTTACCGTACTGGAAGGTATTCAGGATTATGCCAGGGATAAAGTCCGCGTTTTATATTCAGAGGGATGTCAGCTATCGGAGGAAAGAACGGAAAAGCTGGCTTTTGCTAAGGATAGATTGGCTGAGGCGCTGACTGTGGCAGAACATAGCGATATTGTTATTCTTTGTCTTGGCCTGGATGAAACGTTAGAGGGAGAAGAGGGAGACACCGGGAACAGCTACGCTTCTGGAGATAAAGAAGATTTAAGGCTTCCAAAGCCGCAAAGGGATTTAATGAAGGCGATAGAAAAAACAGGGAAACCGGTAGTGTTCTGTCTAATGTCAGGAAGCGATATCGATCTGAGTTTTCCTGCCAGCCATTTTGGTGCGATATTGCAACTGTGGTATCCCGGTGCCCGCGGAGGGAAAAGTGCTGCCGATATTATATTTGGCGAGGTATCTCCTTCCGGTAAACTTCCTGTAACCTTCTATGAAAGCGTGGAAGAGCTTCCTGAATTTACGGATTATAGCATGAAGGGAAGAACATACCGCTATATGGAGAAAAAGGCACAATTTCCGTTTGGCTTTGGACTGACTTATGGAAAAACACAGGTTATGGGAATTGAGGTAATGGAAATCGATAAAAACGGTATATGTGTTGAAGTCATGGCAGAAAATCAGGGAATTGTAGATACCGACGATGTAATTCAGATTTATATAAAAAACCTAGATTCAAGATTTGCTGTTAGAAATCCGGCCTTGTGTGCTTTTAAAAGAGTGCATATAAAGGCAGGAGAAACGTTAAAGCAAAAACTGACTATCGATAAAAAAAGCTTTACTGTTGTTAACGATGAAGGAGAACGTTTCTATGACGGCAGTAATTATATTCTGTATGCAGGCATGAACCAGCCGGACGCAAGAAGTGCGGAACTGACGGGAATAAAGCCGATAGAAATGAAATTACAAATTGAATTTTAA
- a CDS encoding carbohydrate ABC transporter permease, whose amino-acid sequence MINKNKKPVSPISIIIYVVLLLLVLVYLVPLLWMVNVSLKTNAEVFASPFGMPEILQIGNYIFAWTKGYLGRAMLNSLIVCVIALIVSMFFGSMASFAIARMKWKLSGLTMTYFMIGMMVPVHCVLIPLFVRFSNLGLTNSLAGLILPYITFSLPMTIFLLVGFFKGMPREMFEAACIDGCNIYQCYFQIAIPLSKTGMSVAALMTFVGNWNELLLAMVFISDTTKKTLPVTLTYFVGPYSTNYVQMFAAVIIAIAPTILVYCMFSNQIVDGLTAGAVKG is encoded by the coding sequence ATGATTAATAAAAATAAAAAACCGGTCAGCCCGATTTCAATCATCATATATGTAGTATTACTGCTGTTGGTCTTAGTATATTTGGTACCTCTTCTATGGATGGTAAACGTTTCCTTAAAAACAAATGCGGAAGTATTTGCTTCTCCCTTCGGAATGCCGGAAATATTACAGATTGGAAATTACATTTTTGCATGGACTAAGGGCTATCTGGGAAGGGCTATGCTCAATTCTCTGATTGTATGTGTAATTGCGCTGATCGTCAGCATGTTTTTCGGTTCTATGGCTTCTTTTGCCATCGCGAGGATGAAATGGAAGCTGTCCGGACTTACGATGACATATTTTATGATAGGAATGATGGTACCTGTACACTGTGTACTAATTCCTCTGTTTGTGCGGTTTTCCAATCTCGGATTGACCAATTCGCTGGCGGGTTTGATTCTGCCTTATATTACGTTTTCTCTTCCGATGACCATATTTTTACTGGTAGGATTTTTTAAGGGCATGCCGAGAGAAATGTTTGAAGCAGCATGTATCGACGGATGTAATATTTATCAATGTTATTTTCAAATAGCGATACCTCTCTCCAAGACAGGTATGAGCGTAGCGGCACTTATGACCTTCGTAGGAAACTGGAACGAGCTTTTACTGGCAATGGTATTTATATCCGATACGACCAAAAAAACTCTGCCGGTAACCCTGACCTATTTTGTAGGGCCATACTCGACGAATTATGTTCAGATGTTTGCAGCGGTCATTATTGCAATAGCGCCTACGATTCTCGTTTATTGCATGTTCAGCAACCAGATCGTAGACGGATTAACGGCAGGTGCGGTAAAGGGTTAA